ATTTCTCCAAAAGATAAAATACTCGTGGGTTTAAGTGGTGGAAAGGACAGCCTTGCACTTTTGCACCTTTTAGAACCGTACCGTCGAAAATACGGAGTTCAAATTTATGCAGTAACCGTTGATTTAAATATAAATGGAATACGGCCATGGACAGAAAGTAACAAAAACGTGAAAATGATTTCGGAACACTGTAAAAACCTAAATATTCCCCATGAAATAATTGCGCATGATGGAAATGTCGTTGAAATGTCAAAAATACTTTCAGAAAACACGAAAGGAATTGAATATTCACCATGTTTCTCATGTTCAATGGTTAGAAGACACGTTTTAACTAATTATGCAAAAAATAACTTTGAAAGCGATTCAAATGTAAAAATTGCAATAGGTCACACGTTAGAGGACAATTCTGACACAATAATGGCAAATATATTTAAAGGAAATGTAATAAAGGCACTAGAGCCGATTAAAAATTTCAATAAGACAGATGTGGACTTTAAAGATTTTAAATTAAATCTTAAAAGCTGCTGTATGATTAGACCTATGCTCAATGTCTCAGAAGAAAAAATTGTAAAGGCCTTAGTCGAATGTGACATCGAATACTACAAAGACAAGGATGAATGTCCTTACAGTAGGCATAATGGGGATGGAATAAGGAAAAAATCCCATGAAGTTTTGAAGTCACTTGAAGAAGATGTTCCAAATATTCGGGAAATGATTATTTCTTCAATATTAAATAGTATTGAACAATATAAACAAAAATGATTGATTTAAATATATGATTTTGAAATTCTAAAACAAAATCAAATCTAAAAATAAAAAAACTAACAATAAAAATTTAAAAATTCAAACAAAAGAGTGAAAACATGGATGGAAAGCTCAGGGCAGATGAAGTAGCAGTAACAAAATCGATATTGAAGTCCACTTTTAACATGTGGATGGATGTAATTGACGTCGACGTTGTAATTGTTGGTGCAGGTCCAAGTGGACTTACAGCTGCAAAATATTTGGCTCAAAAAGGAGTTAAAACCGTAGTTCTCGAAAGACACCTTTCATTTGGTGGTGGAACTTGGGGCGGAGGAATGGGCTTTCCAAACATCGTCGTAGAAAAACCTGCAGATGAAATATTACGAGAAGCAGGAATTAAATTGGATGAAGTTGATGGGGAAGATGAATTATTCACCGCAGATTCAGTAGAAGTTCCTGCAAAATTAGGTGTTGCAGCAATTGATGCAGGTGCAAAAATATTAACTGGAATCGTGGTAGAAGACTTGATTTTAAAAGAAGATAAAATTGCAGGGGTTGTTATTCAATCTTACGCAATTGAAAAAGCAGGACTTCATATCGACCCACTCACAATCAGTGCAAAATACGTGATAGATTCAACAGGACACGATGCTTCAGCAGTTCACACACTTGCTAGAAAGAATAAAGACCTTGGAATCGAAGTTCCTGGTGAAAAATCCATGTGGGCAGAAAAAGGTGAAAATTCGCTCACAAGAAACACTAGAGAAATATTCCCTGGATTGTATGTTTGTGGAATGGCCGCAAATGCGTACCACGCAGGTTACAGAATGGGCGCAATCTTTGGTGGAATGTACCTTTCTGGAAAAAAATGTGCTGAAATGATTCTTGAAAAAATGGAAAAATAAATTCAATTCTTTTTTAATTTTTAAATTTAATTTCTTTTGAAAATCTTTATTTTGCGTTAAATTTTAATAATTTATTTAATGATATATCATATCAAATCTAATTTCGGATAGAAACCGAATGGTGAACTTATAATGATTATAAATATACGAAAATTCCGGGAACATGACTTAAAACGGGTAATGGAAATAGAAAAAGAATCTTTTGATAAAAATTATCCGGAATTTTTGATGATGCACATATACACGTCATTTCCAGACGGTTTTTTGGTAGCAGAAACTGAAGATGGAAAAATTGTTGGATATATAATTGCATTGATGGAATGGGGAAACGGGCATGTTGTATCGATTGCGGTTGATTCAGCTTACCAAAATTATGGAATTGGAAACGCCCTTTTAAGTGCTACTGAAAACTTTTTATTCAACGAGTGCCATGCAAAACACTGCGTTTTAGAGGTTCGTTTCGATAACAAAAAAGCGAGAGAATTTTACTACAAGAGAAATTATGTTGATAGAAAAGTTCTCTATAATTATTACGATGACGGTGCAGACGCAATACTAATGATAAAAAGAAGATTTGATTTATCCGGAAACTATCCTATTTTTGTGAACATGTGGTAGAGATCATGAAAATTACAATTTATTCTAAAGATATATACACTTACGGCGCTATGCTAGTCGGCGGAATTTTAAAAGAAAAGCATAACCATAACGTAAAGCTTACAAAGGATATAAAAAACAAGAAACTCTTTTTAAAATCCGATATAGTTATTTTTAGCCTTTATTCTACGCTAAATATTGTCGATCCAGTGATTAAAGATACAATCGACTATTTAAAATCTAAAAATATAAAAATTTACATTGCAGGCCCAGTTTCAGCGTATCCTGGGATTATATTGGGTGAATTAAACATTGATGGGGTAATTTTGGGTGAAGGCGAAATTAAAACTCCTGAAATCATTAACGGAAGTACTGAAGGATTGGCATATCTTGAAAATGGTGAAATAATAATTAATAAACCAAAATCAAAGCCAGATTTGGATTTTTCAAAGATTTACGTTCCAAAAGATATAGAAACTCAAAACGTAAGGGGTGCAAATGTATATATTGAAACCCACAGGGGTTGTCTTGGACACTGCACGTTTTGCCAGGTTCCAGAATTTTTTGGGCGAGATATTCGAAGTAAACCAATTGAATTAATAATTGAAGAAGTAAAAGAGCTTAAAAAAAATGGTGTTAAAAGAATTGCAATAAGTGGCGGTACTGGAAGCCTCTATAACTTTAAAAACACGGTAAATAAAAATAAATTTATAGAAATGATTGAAAGCGTTTCAAACATAATTGGAAGGGGGAATTTATCTGTTCCAGACATGAGGGTTGACTACGTTGACGAAGAGGTTTTGAATGCCATTAAAAATTATTCAATTGGATGGGTATTCTACGGAATTGAAAGTGGAAGTGATAAACTTTTAAATTCAA
This Methanococcus maripaludis C5 DNA region includes the following protein-coding sequences:
- a CDS encoding ATP-binding protein, producing MIDLKELKKYCNHSYLTIRNDKIIVGNKGLARLSKEKMRKIEMDFEIPVVYSRVFEEISERMGRYVSKNNIISPKDKILVGLSGGKDSLALLHLLEPYRRKYGVQIYAVTVDLNINGIRPWTESNKNVKMISEHCKNLNIPHEIIAHDGNVVEMSKILSENTKGIEYSPCFSCSMVRRHVLTNYAKNNFESDSNVKIAIGHTLEDNSDTIMANIFKGNVIKALEPIKNFNKTDVDFKDFKLNLKSCCMIRPMLNVSEEKIVKALVECDIEYYKDKDECPYSRHNGDGIRKKSHEVLKSLEEDVPNIREMIISSILNSIEQYKQK
- a CDS encoding sulfide-dependent adenosine diphosphate thiazole synthase, which encodes MDGKLRADEVAVTKSILKSTFNMWMDVIDVDVVIVGAGPSGLTAAKYLAQKGVKTVVLERHLSFGGGTWGGGMGFPNIVVEKPADEILREAGIKLDEVDGEDELFTADSVEVPAKLGVAAIDAGAKILTGIVVEDLILKEDKIAGVVIQSYAIEKAGLHIDPLTISAKYVIDSTGHDASAVHTLARKNKDLGIEVPGEKSMWAEKGENSLTRNTREIFPGLYVCGMAANAYHAGYRMGAIFGGMYLSGKKCAEMILEKMEK
- the rimI gene encoding ribosomal protein S18-alanine N-acetyltransferase, with the protein product MIINIRKFREHDLKRVMEIEKESFDKNYPEFLMMHIYTSFPDGFLVAETEDGKIVGYIIALMEWGNGHVVSIAVDSAYQNYGIGNALLSATENFLFNECHAKHCVLEVRFDNKKAREFYYKRNYVDRKVLYNYYDDGADAILMIKRRFDLSGNYPIFVNMW
- a CDS encoding methyl-coenzyme M reductase glutamine C-methyltransferase; the encoded protein is MKITIYSKDIYTYGAMLVGGILKEKHNHNVKLTKDIKNKKLFLKSDIVIFSLYSTLNIVDPVIKDTIDYLKSKNIKIYIAGPVSAYPGIILGELNIDGVILGEGEIKTPEIINGSTEGLAYLENGEIIINKPKSKPDLDFSKIYVPKDIETQNVRGANVYIETHRGCLGHCTFCQVPEFFGRDIRSKPIELIIEEVKELKKNGVKRIAISGGTGSLYNFKNTVNKNKFIEMIESVSNIIGRGNLSVPDMRVDYVDEEVLNAIKNYSIGWVFYGIESGSDKLLNSMKKGTNTKKNLKAIELAKDCGVKVAGSFIVGHPKEKEVDFLMTKDFIVDAELDDVFVSAAEPIPRTELCNEVLTTGMDKNPTFMPHNGPYRKYGLKENEARAYDLMLHSEMWKSTPRMITNTLSKVYLDEAKMQGSDIRKATELIFKYRDFLI